ACATTATAGCCCAAATGATGTTGCGTTATAAAATCAAGTGCGAAGTAATTTTCTAAGATTTCAATATTTTTATATTGGTTTGCTTTTGCAGTTAAGGCTCGCAAAATTTCAAAGCCGGTCATATCTTTGAAATGCAAAATTCGACGCTCAGAATGCCCGCCTTCCTTAGTTAATTTGAAGTTTTTATTTTTTTCATCTTTATCAAAATTTGCTTGCCAAGAGATGATTTCTTTTATTCTTTCAGGGCATTCTTCCACAACGATTCTAACTATTTCTTCATCGCAAAGTCCATCTCCTGCGATTTTTGTATCTAAAATATGCTTTTCAAAATTATCATTTTCATTATCCCAAACGGCTGCAATTCCGCCTTGTGCGTATTTTGAATTGCTTTCCCCACCAGTAGTTTTATTAAGGATAAGAATTTTTTTTTCAGGAAATTTTTCAGCGATTTTTATAGCGGCAGTCAACCCTGCAATCCCAGCACCTAGAATAAGAATATCTGTAGTAATTTTAGCCATGGGCTTAATTTATAAAGTTTTTTCCTTAAATGAACATAAATTATTTATTAAACATTTTTTACACTCAGGCTTGCGAGCTTTGCAAACATATCTGCCGTGAAGAATTAACCAATGATGAGCATATAATTTATAATCCTGCGGAATAATTTTATTGAGCTTTTCTGCGGTTTCATCAGCGTTTTTAGTTTGAACAAAACCTATCCGATTCGCAACTCTAAAAACGTGAGTATCAACCGCAATTACAGGCTCATTATAAAAGCAATTTAGGAATACATTTGCGGTTTTTGTGCCAACGCCTGCTAGACTTTTGAGAGAATCAAAATCTCTAGGAACTTTTGAATTATATTCTTTTACTAATGTTTGAGAAAGCTTAATAACATTCTTCGCTTTCGCATTATATAAGCCAATATTTTTGATGTAAGATTTTAATTTTTCCTCTCCTAATTTCACCATTTCTTGTGGGGTTTTTACTTTCTGAAAAAGCCTATCCGTTGCCTTATTAACCGCAATATCTGTAGTTTGTGCTGAAAGTGCGATTGCTACTAAAAGTGTATAATCATTTATAAAATTTAGCTCAGTTTTTGGAGCGGGATTTTGCTTCTTAAAAACCTCAAACACCTTAGATATTTGGCTTTTTTTCATACTAATTTATTATATATCTTACCATTCAATTTGAACTTCATATTGAGAAAAAATCTTATCTATAGTTGCAATTGGTAAGCCCTCTGAAAGTGCTTGAGATATTATAATTCTATCAAATGGGTCTGCGTGAAATTTTAGCAATGAATTGAGCTTCAACAAATGTGAAAAATCTATTTGTATTATTGAAAAATTATTATTGATTAGAAATTCAAAAAAATCATTTATACCTTTTTCTATTTTTAGCTTACCTAGGCTATATTTTATTGTTATTTCCCAAAGGCTTGCAATTGATACATAGCAGGTGTTGTTATAGTCTTTTATTATGTTTTTTATTTTGTCAGACAATTCAGAGCTTCCATCATAAAACCATATGATTGTATGTGTATCAAGAAGAATATTCATTATTGGTAATCCTTAAATTCTTCAAGAGGAGCATTAAAATCTGAGGACATTTTAGCCTTGCCATAACCGAATTCCCTCTCTTTATTTTGCTGATAAGATTTTCCGTATTTTGTAACTATGAAATCAACAAAATCCTTAACTTCATCACGAAGATTTTTAGGCAGTTTTTCAATCTGCTGAATAAAGCTATAATTTTCCATAAAATTAATCTTTTACCTTCTTACTATAGCATAGGTTTATTAAACTTAAAAGCTAGTTTATAAACCCCTTGCAAAATTTGTAGTTTTTCATAAAACACGCATAAACAATTATAGTAAATATGTCTAAAAAACAAAATATTAAAAAAGCGGTTTTGGCTTATTCTGGTGGTCTGGATACCTCAGTTATCCTCAAATGGTTGCAAGATGAATATTCTTGCGAAGTAGTTACTTTTACAGCTGATATTGGGCAGGAGGATGATTTCTCTCATGTGCGTGGTAAGGCTGAAAAATTCGGCATAAAGGAAATTTATATTGATGACCTCAAGGAAGAATTCGTTCGTGATTATGTTTTCCCAATGTTTCGTGCGAATACTTTATATGAGGGTAAATATCTTCTTGGAACTTCAATCGCACGCCCATTAATTGCTAAAAGGCAGATTGAAATTGCCAAGAAAGTCGGTGCTGATGCGGTTTCTCACGGGGCAACTGGCAAAGGGAATGATCAAGTACGCTTTGAAATCGGCTATTACAGCCTAATGCCAGAGGTTAAAATTATCGCCCCATGGCGTGAGTGGGATCTCAACTCCCGCACGAAACTCTTGGAATATGCTCGCAAAAATGGAATTGATGTTCCTGCTTCAAAGGAAAATGAACCGCCTTACTCAATGGATGCAAATTTACTGCATATCTCCTATGAAGGCAAAGCGCTTGAAGACCCTTGGGTGAGATATGATTCCTCAATGCTAATCCGCACAACTCCAGCGGAAAAAGCTCCAGATAAAGCCACTTTCATTGAAATTGAATTTGAAAACGGCGACCCAGTTGCGATTGATGGCGTTCGTTATAGCCCAGCGAAATTGCTCGCAAAACTCAATGAACTCGGCGGTGCAAATGGCATTGGCGTGATTGATATTGTTGAAAACCGCTATGTTGGTATGAAATCTCGCGGCGTGTATGAAACCCCAGGGGGAACAATTCTTCTTGAGGCTCACCGAGCGATTGAATCCATCACTCTTGACAGAGAAACCGCGCATCTTAAAGATGAATTAATGCCAAGATACGCCAAACTTATCTATACTGGCTATTGGTTTTCTCCAGAACGCAAGATGTTACAAGCCGCGATTGATGAATCACAAAGATATGTAAATGGAACAGTTGCACTTAAACTTTACAAGGGTTCTGTAAATGTTGTGGGCAGAAAATCTAAGGATTCCCTATATTCAATGGCACACGTAACTTTTGAAGAAGATGAAGTTTATAACCAACGCGACGCCGAAGGCTTCATCAAACTAAACGCTTTGAGATTAAGATTAGGTGCGGGTAGAAAGTAGGCATTACTAACTAAGGGTAGATTTAAGCTCCTCAACAACAAATTGTCACCCCGCACTTATTGCGGGGTTAATGGTTAAAAGTGTTTTAACCCTAAGTTATGAGCCTGTTTTATGGTTAACCCCGTGACAAGCACGGGGTGACATTCATGCAAAGAAACAATCTAATTTTTTATAAATCTAACTTTAGTTAACAATGCCCCCATTTAGAAAAAATTTATCACTTGTATCAATTGCAAAAAAAATATAGTTATTCTTACTAAAAAAATTTCCAATATGAGAATATTATATTTCCTTACTTTTCTATGCGTATTTTTATTTTCAAATTCTGCATTTGCAGTTTTGAAAATCGATATTAACCAAGGCAGTTTTGACCCTGTTCGCATCGCAACGCCTGCCTTTAATGGATCTGATAGTGTAACTTCTAGCATCGGGGCAAAAATTACTGGTGTTATTGATAATAACCTCTCTCGCTCTGGGCTTTTTAATGTTATAAGCAAAGGTTCTTACATTCAAACATCGGTTGGAATTAATGCAATTCCTGATTTTCCAAGCTGGAAAAATATTCGCGCACAAGCACTAGTTGTTGGAATGGTTGAAAGTGAGGGGGCTGGCAGAATTAAAGTTCAGTTCAGGCTTTGGGATGTTATAACAGGCAAGCAAACTCTTGCCAAATCATTTAGAGCAACAGCAACTGGCTGGCGAAGAATTTCGCACCTTATCTCCGATCAAATCTATGAATATTTAACCGGTGAGCAAGGTTATTTTGATTCTCGCATTGTGTATATTGCAGAAACTGGTGATTGGAGAAGACCAATAAAACGCCTTGCAATTATGGATCAAGATGGCGCAAATCAAATGTTCTTAACCTCTGGCAGAAGCCTTGTGTTGACACCACGATTTGACCCATCAA
The Rickettsiales bacterium genome window above contains:
- the nth gene encoding endonuclease III; protein product: MKKSQISKVFEVFKKQNPAPKTELNFINDYTLLVAIALSAQTTDIAVNKATDRLFQKVKTPQEMVKLGEEKLKSYIKNIGLYNAKAKNVIKLSQTLVKEYNSKVPRDFDSLKSLAGVGTKTANVFLNCFYNEPVIAVDTHVFRVANRIGFVQTKNADETAEKLNKIIPQDYKLYAHHWLILHGRYVCKARKPECKKCLINNLCSFKEKTL
- a CDS encoding type II toxin-antitoxin system VapC family toxin, with amino-acid sequence MNILLDTHTIIWFYDGSSELSDKIKNIIKDYNNTCYVSIASLWEITIKYSLGKLKIEKGINDFFEFLINNNFSIIQIDFSHLLKLNSLLKFHADPFDRIIISQALSEGLPIATIDKIFSQYEVQIEW
- a CDS encoding DUF2281 domain-containing protein is translated as MENYSFIQQIEKLPKNLRDEVKDFVDFIVTKYGKSYQQNKEREFGYGKAKMSSDFNAPLEEFKDYQ
- a CDS encoding argininosuccinate synthase, whose translation is MKKAVLAYSGGLDTSVILKWLQDEYSCEVVTFTADIGQEDDFSHVRGKAEKFGIKEIYIDDLKEEFVRDYVFPMFRANTLYEGKYLLGTSIARPLIAKRQIEIAKKVGADAVSHGATGKGNDQVRFEIGYYSLMPEVKIIAPWREWDLNSRTKLLEYARKNGIDVPASKENEPPYSMDANLLHISYEGKALEDPWVRYDSSMLIRTTPAEKAPDKATFIEIEFENGDPVAIDGVRYSPAKLLAKLNELGGANGIGVIDIVENRYVGMKSRGVYETPGGTILLEAHRAIESITLDRETAHLKDELMPRYAKLIYTGYWFSPERKMLQAAIDESQRYVNGTVALKLYKGSVNVVGRKSKDSLYSMAHVTFEEDEVYNQRDAEGFIKLNALRLRLGAGRK